The proteins below come from a single Tribolium castaneum strain GA2 chromosome 9, icTriCast1.1, whole genome shotgun sequence genomic window:
- the LOC663149 gene encoding proton-coupled amino acid transporter-like protein pathetic isoform X5 encodes MIHLLKGNIGTGILAMPDAFRNAGWVVGLFGTMFMGFICTHCMHMLVACAHELCRRTQKPALSFDEVVENAFKTGPQPLQRFSQIAKTLINLFLCITQLGFCCVYFVFVAANLHDVIKHYFFDISVHWYLVILLIPMVLLNFVKSLKYLTPASLFASILTCSGLVITFFYMLQDLPDTSTVQAFSSWSQLPLYFGTAIYAFEGIGVILPLENNMKSPQDFGGWTGVLNTGMVIVATLYTAVGFFGYLKYGDQAVLGSVTLLLPPNELLAQSVRLMMAVAIFLSYSLQFYVPFNIVWPWVKDYFHSDKSKRLAEHATRTILVFVTFALAIAIPNLGAVISLVGAFSSSALALIFPPLIEIITFWPDKLGKNNWILWKDLAIVLFGFVGFIIGSYVSLLNILQPEM; translated from the exons ATGATACACTTACTGAAAGGCAACATTGGAACGGGAATTTTGGCAATGCCCGACGCTTTCCGCAACGCTGGCTGGGTGGTGGGTCTGTTCGGGACCATGTTCATGGGTTTCATTTGCACACATTGCATGCACATGCTGGTGGCTTGCGCCCATGAACTGTGCCGACGAACGCAAAAACCCGCACTCAGTTTCGACGAAGTTGTTGAAAATGCGTTCAAAACGGGCCCACAACCATTGCAACGTTTCAGTCAAATTGCaaa GACTTTGATTAATCTTTTCTTGTGCATCACCCAGTTGGGCTTCTGTTGCGTTTATTTTGTCTTCGTGGCTGCGAATCTCCACGATGTTATCAAGCACTATTTTTTCGATATTAGTGTGCACTGGTATCTGGTGATACTTCTGATTCCTATGGTTCTACTTaactttgttaaaagtttgaaatattTGACTCCGGCGTCACTTTTTGCATCAATCTTGACTTGTAGCGGTTTggttataacttttttctacATGCTTCAAGACCTACCTGATACTTCGACAGTGCAAGCGTTTTCGAGTTGGTCACAATTGCCGCTTTATTTCGGGACTGCGATTTATGCTTTTGAGGGCATTGGTGTG attTTACCGTTGGAAAACAACATGAAATCGCCGCAAGATTTCGGCGGTTGGACCGGAGTTTTAAACACCGGAATGGTAATAGTGGCAACCCTGTACACAGCTGTGGGTTTTTTCGGTTACTTGAAATATGGGGATCAAGCGGTTTTGGGGAGCGTTACTCTCTTATTGCCACCAAATGAATT gttggcacaATCGGTCCGGTTGATGATGGCAGTGGCGATTTTCCTCTCCTACAGTCTCCAGTTTTACGTTCCTTTTAACATTGTGTGGCCTTGGGTCAAGGATTATTTTCATTCGGATAAATCGAAACGATTGGCCGAACATGCAACGCGAACAATTCTAGTTTTTGTAACGTTTGCGTTAGCCATCGCGATTCCGAATTTGGGTGCTGTTATTTCGCTGGTTGGGGCTTTCAGTAGCTCAGctttagctttaattttcccGCCTTTGATCGAAATTATCACTTTCTGGCCCGACAAATTAGGCAAAAATAACTGGATCTTGTGGAAAGATTTGGCGATTGTTTTGTTCGGCTTTGTCGGGTTTATTATCGGGTCGTATGTCAGTCTGTTGAATATTTTGCAGCCGGAAATGTGA
- the LOC663149 gene encoding proton-coupled amino acid transporter-like protein pathetic isoform X3: protein MVAARRCRMRTRTDSKLLLTKSSKNDKDEKQRLLDSDAPDVSLDLDSASGEDFSEDPTLNRKLEHPTSNFDTMIHLLKGNIGTGILAMPDAFRNAGWVVGLFGTMFMGFICTHCMHMLVACAHELCRRTQKPALSFDEVVENAFKTGPQPLQRFSQIAKTLINLFLCITQLGFCCVYFVFVAANLHDVIKHYFFDISVHWYLVILLIPMVLLNFVKSLKYLTPASLFASILTCSGLVITFFYMLQDLPDTSTVQAFSSWSQLPLYFGTAIYAFEGIGVILPLENNMKSPQDFGGWTGVLNTGMVIVATLYTAVGFFGYLKYGDQAVLGSVTLLLPPNELLAQSVRLMMAVAIFLSYSLQFYVPFNIVWPWVKDYFHSDKSKRLAEHATRTILVFVTFALAIAIPNLGAVISLVGAFSSSALALIFPPLIEIITFWPDKLGKNNWILWKDLAIVLFGFVGFIIGSYVSLLNILQPEM, encoded by the exons ATGGTTGCTGCACGTAGATGTCGCATGAGAACTAGAACt GACTCCAAACTACTCCTCACCAAATCATCGAAAAATGACAAAGACGAGAAGCAACGTTTACTCGACAGCGACGCCCCCGACGTCTCCCTGGACCTGGACTCGGCATCGGGCGAAGACTTTTCCGAAGACCCAACGCTCAACCGAAAACTGGAACACCCAACTTCGAACTTTGACACGATGATACACTTACTGAAAGGCAACATTGGAACGGGAATTTTGGCAATGCCCGACGCTTTCCGCAACGCTGGCTGGGTGGTGGGTCTGTTCGGGACCATGTTCATGGGTTTCATTTGCACACATTGCATGCACATGCTGGTGGCTTGCGCCCATGAACTGTGCCGACGAACGCAAAAACCCGCACTCAGTTTCGACGAAGTTGTTGAAAATGCGTTCAAAACGGGCCCACAACCATTGCAACGTTTCAGTCAAATTGCaaa GACTTTGATTAATCTTTTCTTGTGCATCACCCAGTTGGGCTTCTGTTGCGTTTATTTTGTCTTCGTGGCTGCGAATCTCCACGATGTTATCAAGCACTATTTTTTCGATATTAGTGTGCACTGGTATCTGGTGATACTTCTGATTCCTATGGTTCTACTTaactttgttaaaagtttgaaatattTGACTCCGGCGTCACTTTTTGCATCAATCTTGACTTGTAGCGGTTTggttataacttttttctacATGCTTCAAGACCTACCTGATACTTCGACAGTGCAAGCGTTTTCGAGTTGGTCACAATTGCCGCTTTATTTCGGGACTGCGATTTATGCTTTTGAGGGCATTGGTGTG attTTACCGTTGGAAAACAACATGAAATCGCCGCAAGATTTCGGCGGTTGGACCGGAGTTTTAAACACCGGAATGGTAATAGTGGCAACCCTGTACACAGCTGTGGGTTTTTTCGGTTACTTGAAATATGGGGATCAAGCGGTTTTGGGGAGCGTTACTCTCTTATTGCCACCAAATGAATT gttggcacaATCGGTCCGGTTGATGATGGCAGTGGCGATTTTCCTCTCCTACAGTCTCCAGTTTTACGTTCCTTTTAACATTGTGTGGCCTTGGGTCAAGGATTATTTTCATTCGGATAAATCGAAACGATTGGCCGAACATGCAACGCGAACAATTCTAGTTTTTGTAACGTTTGCGTTAGCCATCGCGATTCCGAATTTGGGTGCTGTTATTTCGCTGGTTGGGGCTTTCAGTAGCTCAGctttagctttaattttcccGCCTTTGATCGAAATTATCACTTTCTGGCCCGACAAATTAGGCAAAAATAACTGGATCTTGTGGAAAGATTTGGCGATTGTTTTGTTCGGCTTTGTCGGGTTTATTATCGGGTCGTATGTCAGTCTGTTGAATATTTTGCAGCCGGAAATGTGA
- the LOC663149 gene encoding proton-coupled amino acid transporter-like protein pathetic isoform X1: protein MKKEYGAINSCEYYDSKLLLTKSSKNDKDEKQRLLDSDAPDVSLDLDSASGEDFSEDPTLNRKLEHPTSNFDTMIHLLKGNIGTGILAMPDAFRNAGWVVGLFGTMFMGFICTHCMHMLVACAHELCRRTQKPALSFDEVVENAFKTGPQPLQRFSQIAKTLINLFLCITQLGFCCVYFVFVAANLHDVIKHYFFDISVHWYLVILLIPMVLLNFVKSLKYLTPASLFASILTCSGLVITFFYMLQDLPDTSTVQAFSSWSQLPLYFGTAIYAFEGIGVILPLENNMKSPQDFGGWTGVLNTGMVIVATLYTAVGFFGYLKYGDQAVLGSVTLLLPPNELLAQSVRLMMAVAIFLSYSLQFYVPFNIVWPWVKDYFHSDKSKRLAEHATRTILVFVTFALAIAIPNLGAVISLVGAFSSSALALIFPPLIEIITFWPDKLGKNNWILWKDLAIVLFGFVGFIIGSYVSLLNILQPEM, encoded by the exons ATGAAGAAGGAATACGGTGCCATCAATTCGTGCGAATACTAC GACTCCAAACTACTCCTCACCAAATCATCGAAAAATGACAAAGACGAGAAGCAACGTTTACTCGACAGCGACGCCCCCGACGTCTCCCTGGACCTGGACTCGGCATCGGGCGAAGACTTTTCCGAAGACCCAACGCTCAACCGAAAACTGGAACACCCAACTTCGAACTTTGACACGATGATACACTTACTGAAAGGCAACATTGGAACGGGAATTTTGGCAATGCCCGACGCTTTCCGCAACGCTGGCTGGGTGGTGGGTCTGTTCGGGACCATGTTCATGGGTTTCATTTGCACACATTGCATGCACATGCTGGTGGCTTGCGCCCATGAACTGTGCCGACGAACGCAAAAACCCGCACTCAGTTTCGACGAAGTTGTTGAAAATGCGTTCAAAACGGGCCCACAACCATTGCAACGTTTCAGTCAAATTGCaaa GACTTTGATTAATCTTTTCTTGTGCATCACCCAGTTGGGCTTCTGTTGCGTTTATTTTGTCTTCGTGGCTGCGAATCTCCACGATGTTATCAAGCACTATTTTTTCGATATTAGTGTGCACTGGTATCTGGTGATACTTCTGATTCCTATGGTTCTACTTaactttgttaaaagtttgaaatattTGACTCCGGCGTCACTTTTTGCATCAATCTTGACTTGTAGCGGTTTggttataacttttttctacATGCTTCAAGACCTACCTGATACTTCGACAGTGCAAGCGTTTTCGAGTTGGTCACAATTGCCGCTTTATTTCGGGACTGCGATTTATGCTTTTGAGGGCATTGGTGTG attTTACCGTTGGAAAACAACATGAAATCGCCGCAAGATTTCGGCGGTTGGACCGGAGTTTTAAACACCGGAATGGTAATAGTGGCAACCCTGTACACAGCTGTGGGTTTTTTCGGTTACTTGAAATATGGGGATCAAGCGGTTTTGGGGAGCGTTACTCTCTTATTGCCACCAAATGAATT gttggcacaATCGGTCCGGTTGATGATGGCAGTGGCGATTTTCCTCTCCTACAGTCTCCAGTTTTACGTTCCTTTTAACATTGTGTGGCCTTGGGTCAAGGATTATTTTCATTCGGATAAATCGAAACGATTGGCCGAACATGCAACGCGAACAATTCTAGTTTTTGTAACGTTTGCGTTAGCCATCGCGATTCCGAATTTGGGTGCTGTTATTTCGCTGGTTGGGGCTTTCAGTAGCTCAGctttagctttaattttcccGCCTTTGATCGAAATTATCACTTTCTGGCCCGACAAATTAGGCAAAAATAACTGGATCTTGTGGAAAGATTTGGCGATTGTTTTGTTCGGCTTTGTCGGGTTTATTATCGGGTCGTATGTCAGTCTGTTGAATATTTTGCAGCCGGAAATGTGA
- the LOC663149 gene encoding proton-coupled amino acid transporter-like protein pathetic isoform X4, whose amino-acid sequence MNLKDSKLLLTKSSKNDKDEKQRLLDSDAPDVSLDLDSASGEDFSEDPTLNRKLEHPTSNFDTMIHLLKGNIGTGILAMPDAFRNAGWVVGLFGTMFMGFICTHCMHMLVACAHELCRRTQKPALSFDEVVENAFKTGPQPLQRFSQIAKTLINLFLCITQLGFCCVYFVFVAANLHDVIKHYFFDISVHWYLVILLIPMVLLNFVKSLKYLTPASLFASILTCSGLVITFFYMLQDLPDTSTVQAFSSWSQLPLYFGTAIYAFEGIGVILPLENNMKSPQDFGGWTGVLNTGMVIVATLYTAVGFFGYLKYGDQAVLGSVTLLLPPNELLAQSVRLMMAVAIFLSYSLQFYVPFNIVWPWVKDYFHSDKSKRLAEHATRTILVFVTFALAIAIPNLGAVISLVGAFSSSALALIFPPLIEIITFWPDKLGKNNWILWKDLAIVLFGFVGFIIGSYVSLLNILQPEM is encoded by the exons atgaatctCAAG GACTCCAAACTACTCCTCACCAAATCATCGAAAAATGACAAAGACGAGAAGCAACGTTTACTCGACAGCGACGCCCCCGACGTCTCCCTGGACCTGGACTCGGCATCGGGCGAAGACTTTTCCGAAGACCCAACGCTCAACCGAAAACTGGAACACCCAACTTCGAACTTTGACACGATGATACACTTACTGAAAGGCAACATTGGAACGGGAATTTTGGCAATGCCCGACGCTTTCCGCAACGCTGGCTGGGTGGTGGGTCTGTTCGGGACCATGTTCATGGGTTTCATTTGCACACATTGCATGCACATGCTGGTGGCTTGCGCCCATGAACTGTGCCGACGAACGCAAAAACCCGCACTCAGTTTCGACGAAGTTGTTGAAAATGCGTTCAAAACGGGCCCACAACCATTGCAACGTTTCAGTCAAATTGCaaa GACTTTGATTAATCTTTTCTTGTGCATCACCCAGTTGGGCTTCTGTTGCGTTTATTTTGTCTTCGTGGCTGCGAATCTCCACGATGTTATCAAGCACTATTTTTTCGATATTAGTGTGCACTGGTATCTGGTGATACTTCTGATTCCTATGGTTCTACTTaactttgttaaaagtttgaaatattTGACTCCGGCGTCACTTTTTGCATCAATCTTGACTTGTAGCGGTTTggttataacttttttctacATGCTTCAAGACCTACCTGATACTTCGACAGTGCAAGCGTTTTCGAGTTGGTCACAATTGCCGCTTTATTTCGGGACTGCGATTTATGCTTTTGAGGGCATTGGTGTG attTTACCGTTGGAAAACAACATGAAATCGCCGCAAGATTTCGGCGGTTGGACCGGAGTTTTAAACACCGGAATGGTAATAGTGGCAACCCTGTACACAGCTGTGGGTTTTTTCGGTTACTTGAAATATGGGGATCAAGCGGTTTTGGGGAGCGTTACTCTCTTATTGCCACCAAATGAATT gttggcacaATCGGTCCGGTTGATGATGGCAGTGGCGATTTTCCTCTCCTACAGTCTCCAGTTTTACGTTCCTTTTAACATTGTGTGGCCTTGGGTCAAGGATTATTTTCATTCGGATAAATCGAAACGATTGGCCGAACATGCAACGCGAACAATTCTAGTTTTTGTAACGTTTGCGTTAGCCATCGCGATTCCGAATTTGGGTGCTGTTATTTCGCTGGTTGGGGCTTTCAGTAGCTCAGctttagctttaattttcccGCCTTTGATCGAAATTATCACTTTCTGGCCCGACAAATTAGGCAAAAATAACTGGATCTTGTGGAAAGATTTGGCGATTGTTTTGTTCGGCTTTGTCGGGTTTATTATCGGGTCGTATGTCAGTCTGTTGAATATTTTGCAGCCGGAAATGTGA
- the LOC663149 gene encoding proton-coupled amino acid transporter-like protein pathetic isoform X2, translated as MNMSTATPLQPLTDSKLLLTKSSKNDKDEKQRLLDSDAPDVSLDLDSASGEDFSEDPTLNRKLEHPTSNFDTMIHLLKGNIGTGILAMPDAFRNAGWVVGLFGTMFMGFICTHCMHMLVACAHELCRRTQKPALSFDEVVENAFKTGPQPLQRFSQIAKTLINLFLCITQLGFCCVYFVFVAANLHDVIKHYFFDISVHWYLVILLIPMVLLNFVKSLKYLTPASLFASILTCSGLVITFFYMLQDLPDTSTVQAFSSWSQLPLYFGTAIYAFEGIGVILPLENNMKSPQDFGGWTGVLNTGMVIVATLYTAVGFFGYLKYGDQAVLGSVTLLLPPNELLAQSVRLMMAVAIFLSYSLQFYVPFNIVWPWVKDYFHSDKSKRLAEHATRTILVFVTFALAIAIPNLGAVISLVGAFSSSALALIFPPLIEIITFWPDKLGKNNWILWKDLAIVLFGFVGFIIGSYVSLLNILQPEM; from the exons ATGAATATGTCAACGGCGACTCCGCTACAGCCCCTCACT GACTCCAAACTACTCCTCACCAAATCATCGAAAAATGACAAAGACGAGAAGCAACGTTTACTCGACAGCGACGCCCCCGACGTCTCCCTGGACCTGGACTCGGCATCGGGCGAAGACTTTTCCGAAGACCCAACGCTCAACCGAAAACTGGAACACCCAACTTCGAACTTTGACACGATGATACACTTACTGAAAGGCAACATTGGAACGGGAATTTTGGCAATGCCCGACGCTTTCCGCAACGCTGGCTGGGTGGTGGGTCTGTTCGGGACCATGTTCATGGGTTTCATTTGCACACATTGCATGCACATGCTGGTGGCTTGCGCCCATGAACTGTGCCGACGAACGCAAAAACCCGCACTCAGTTTCGACGAAGTTGTTGAAAATGCGTTCAAAACGGGCCCACAACCATTGCAACGTTTCAGTCAAATTGCaaa GACTTTGATTAATCTTTTCTTGTGCATCACCCAGTTGGGCTTCTGTTGCGTTTATTTTGTCTTCGTGGCTGCGAATCTCCACGATGTTATCAAGCACTATTTTTTCGATATTAGTGTGCACTGGTATCTGGTGATACTTCTGATTCCTATGGTTCTACTTaactttgttaaaagtttgaaatattTGACTCCGGCGTCACTTTTTGCATCAATCTTGACTTGTAGCGGTTTggttataacttttttctacATGCTTCAAGACCTACCTGATACTTCGACAGTGCAAGCGTTTTCGAGTTGGTCACAATTGCCGCTTTATTTCGGGACTGCGATTTATGCTTTTGAGGGCATTGGTGTG attTTACCGTTGGAAAACAACATGAAATCGCCGCAAGATTTCGGCGGTTGGACCGGAGTTTTAAACACCGGAATGGTAATAGTGGCAACCCTGTACACAGCTGTGGGTTTTTTCGGTTACTTGAAATATGGGGATCAAGCGGTTTTGGGGAGCGTTACTCTCTTATTGCCACCAAATGAATT gttggcacaATCGGTCCGGTTGATGATGGCAGTGGCGATTTTCCTCTCCTACAGTCTCCAGTTTTACGTTCCTTTTAACATTGTGTGGCCTTGGGTCAAGGATTATTTTCATTCGGATAAATCGAAACGATTGGCCGAACATGCAACGCGAACAATTCTAGTTTTTGTAACGTTTGCGTTAGCCATCGCGATTCCGAATTTGGGTGCTGTTATTTCGCTGGTTGGGGCTTTCAGTAGCTCAGctttagctttaattttcccGCCTTTGATCGAAATTATCACTTTCTGGCCCGACAAATTAGGCAAAAATAACTGGATCTTGTGGAAAGATTTGGCGATTGTTTTGTTCGGCTTTGTCGGGTTTATTATCGGGTCGTATGTCAGTCTGTTGAATATTTTGCAGCCGGAAATGTGA